From the genome of Amycolatopsis sp. NBC_01488, one region includes:
- a CDS encoding acyl-CoA dehydrogenase family protein — MTTSLLECERTARSDGLAAGLAAALPATPADRLAPGRYAAVPAGAVPEGAEVRTHSLADREDIVFLACPGRPREERDAHELADFGRHLAAVRLGVLRSVLDHVVEHLSHRTAGDEPLIRKQLIAGAIGDVMAAVERLRAHVRSQRHPVAVADVHRELDDLGWRVAQHLGASGFLATSPARSLYVSALVAGTWVDREPEGEPA; from the coding sequence GTGACCACCAGCCTGCTCGAATGCGAGCGGACCGCGCGCAGCGACGGCCTCGCCGCCGGCCTCGCCGCGGCCCTGCCCGCCACCCCGGCCGACCGGCTGGCCCCCGGCCGGTACGCGGCCGTGCCCGCCGGCGCCGTGCCCGAAGGCGCCGAAGTGCGCACGCACAGCCTGGCCGACCGCGAGGACATCGTCTTCCTCGCCTGCCCGGGCCGGCCACGCGAAGAGCGTGACGCCCACGAGCTGGCCGACTTCGGCCGGCACCTGGCCGCTGTTCGGCTGGGGGTGCTGCGCTCGGTGCTCGACCACGTCGTCGAGCACCTGTCACACCGCACCGCCGGCGACGAACCGCTGATCCGCAAGCAGCTGATCGCCGGCGCGATCGGCGACGTGATGGCCGCGGTGGAACGGCTGCGCGCCCACGTGCGTTCGCAGCGGCACCCGGTCGCCGTGGCCGACGTCCACCGCGAGCTGGACGATCTGGGCTGGCGGGTGGCCCAGCACCTCGGCGCCTCGGGCTTCCTGGCCACCTCACCCGCGCGGTCGCTCTACGTCTCGGCACTGGTGGCCGGCACCTGGGTGGACCGGGAACCGGAAGGAGAACCGGCATGA
- a CDS encoding 3-oxoacyl-[acyl-carrier-protein] synthase III C-terminal domain-containing protein, giving the protein MDTGLSRVAVRLPGRVEAVDDVLVRSGAKPLERRMFGRIYGLRDSPVLAPGERMADHLAEAGRTALGGGPASLVLYGHTLLIAELDLCGTFPDRLRDALGLPGVPFFGVSHVNCTSVLRSVELARRYLARPGAAPEDRVLVLGGDQGSASDRGRYIPGTTVAGDIAAALMVSRGPARYRYLGGASARDTRFHRSLRMTKEEFTLFGKVCCEQAAAVVGAAAHDAGLTLSDVDWVLPDLSNRMFWRTFSGLSGFPFDRIPLELVAARGHNFGVDSLLALQHADAAGRLRPGQRCALVSVGQGAYFQSVIVEVVEEQ; this is encoded by the coding sequence ATGGACACGGGGCTGTCCCGGGTCGCCGTGCGGCTGCCCGGCCGCGTCGAGGCCGTCGACGACGTGCTCGTGCGGTCGGGCGCCAAGCCGCTGGAGCGGCGGATGTTCGGCCGCATCTACGGCCTGCGCGACAGCCCGGTGCTCGCGCCGGGCGAGCGGATGGCGGACCACCTGGCCGAGGCCGGGCGGACCGCGCTCGGCGGCGGGCCGGCGAGCCTGGTGCTCTACGGCCACACGCTGCTCATCGCCGAGCTGGACCTGTGCGGCACGTTCCCGGATCGGCTGCGCGACGCGCTCGGCCTGCCGGGCGTCCCGTTCTTCGGGGTGTCGCACGTCAACTGCACGTCGGTGCTGCGCTCGGTCGAACTCGCCCGGCGCTACCTGGCCCGGCCCGGCGCGGCGCCGGAAGACCGGGTGCTCGTGCTCGGCGGCGACCAGGGCAGCGCGAGCGACCGCGGCCGCTACATCCCGGGCACGACGGTCGCGGGCGACATCGCGGCAGCGTTGATGGTGTCCCGCGGCCCGGCGCGCTACCGCTACCTCGGCGGCGCGAGCGCCCGCGACACGCGGTTCCACCGCAGCCTGCGCATGACCAAGGAGGAGTTCACGCTCTTCGGCAAGGTCTGCTGCGAGCAGGCGGCGGCGGTCGTGGGCGCCGCGGCCCACGATGCCGGCCTCACACTGTCCGATGTGGACTGGGTGCTGCCGGACCTGTCGAACCGCATGTTCTGGCGCACCTTCAGCGGGCTGTCCGGGTTCCCGTTCGACCGGATCCCCCTGGAGCTGGTCGCCGCGCGCGGGCACAACTTCGGGGTCGATTCCCTGCTCGCCCTGCAGCACGCCGACGCGGCCGGACGGCTGCGTCCCGGACAGCGCTGCGCCCTGGTCTCCGTGGGCCAGGGCGCCTACTTCCAGTCGGTGATCGTCGAGGTCGTGGAGGAACAGTGA
- a CDS encoding condensation domain-containing protein has protein sequence MPEAKSANLCWGQHHHLLRYLRVPEPSRYEAHIGTSYPLPAGCTVAAVRTALTHLVRRHEVLRTVYDLTGTAADGRAWPRQLVQPPAPQPVTEATTEDDGTPAPVDVIARLTRTPFDLARDWPMRACVVTTGGRLVRLHLVFNHLAFDDVALDRLAAELDELLAARTEGRPAVLGPVEHQPVDLARFEESRTEADVEPALRYWRDIVANLPADVFSARRKASEAAHSASYTVPSLLSAARAIAAREHVWPSAVHLAAYAVTLAAYTGETLVAHRMYTSQRDASGFGDAVTCLSYPTPVLADLDGDPRFSSVVKASAARVSQAMANAHVPYDRVYELIAAESARRGMPVRVVAELNFLDHAPRSCRAKRDRYAVNAAPADWARAGSDSYLRVYEWADGITLALQALDAVLDAEAVEQFLRGYARLVEAHRDPGTDLRVSEAAALIGFAPPPPRPSAGVTTDLAETAPAPAERVLTDVVAEVNGLGEVDAARSYIGAGGRVLRLPRVVAALHERGWSAELVPFTTARSLSALAHELVRG, from the coding sequence ATGCCCGAGGCGAAGAGCGCGAACCTCTGCTGGGGACAGCACCACCACCTGCTGCGGTACCTGCGGGTGCCTGAGCCGTCCCGGTACGAGGCGCACATCGGCACCAGCTACCCGCTGCCCGCGGGCTGCACGGTCGCGGCCGTTCGCACGGCGCTGACGCACCTGGTGCGCCGGCACGAGGTGCTGCGCACGGTCTACGACCTGACCGGCACCGCGGCGGACGGGCGTGCCTGGCCGCGTCAGCTCGTGCAGCCGCCGGCGCCGCAGCCGGTCACCGAGGCGACCACGGAGGACGACGGCACCCCGGCGCCCGTGGACGTCATCGCGCGGCTCACCCGCACTCCGTTCGACCTGGCCCGCGACTGGCCGATGCGGGCCTGCGTGGTCACCACCGGCGGCCGGCTCGTGCGGCTGCACCTGGTCTTCAACCACCTGGCCTTCGACGACGTCGCCCTCGACCGCCTGGCCGCCGAGCTCGACGAGCTGCTGGCCGCGCGCACCGAGGGCCGGCCCGCCGTGCTGGGACCGGTCGAACACCAGCCCGTCGACCTCGCACGCTTCGAGGAGAGCCGCACCGAAGCCGACGTCGAACCGGCGCTGAGGTACTGGCGCGACATCGTCGCAAATCTCCCCGCCGACGTTTTTTCCGCGCGCCGCAAGGCTTCCGAGGCCGCGCACAGTGCCTCCTACACCGTGCCGTCGCTGCTGTCGGCCGCCCGGGCGATCGCGGCGCGCGAGCACGTCTGGCCCTCGGCCGTGCACCTCGCCGCCTACGCGGTCACGCTCGCCGCCTACACCGGCGAGACGCTCGTCGCGCACCGGATGTACACCAGCCAGCGGGACGCCAGCGGCTTCGGCGACGCCGTCACCTGCCTGTCCTACCCGACCCCGGTGCTCGCCGACCTCGACGGCGATCCGCGGTTCTCGTCCGTGGTCAAGGCGTCCGCCGCCCGCGTGAGCCAGGCGATGGCGAACGCGCACGTGCCCTACGACCGCGTGTACGAGCTGATCGCCGCGGAGAGCGCGCGGCGCGGGATGCCCGTGCGCGTGGTGGCGGAGCTGAACTTCCTCGACCACGCGCCGCGCTCGTGCCGGGCCAAGCGCGACCGGTACGCGGTCAACGCGGCGCCCGCGGATTGGGCGCGGGCCGGCTCCGACAGCTACCTGCGCGTCTACGAATGGGCCGACGGCATCACGCTGGCCCTGCAGGCACTGGACGCCGTGCTGGATGCCGAGGCCGTCGAACAGTTCCTGCGCGGCTACGCCCGGCTCGTCGAGGCCCATCGTGACCCCGGCACCGACCTGCGCGTCAGCGAGGCTGCCGCGCTCATCGGCTTCGCCCCGCCACCACCGCGGCCGAGCGCCGGCGTCACGACTGACCTCGCGGAAACCGCGCCGGCGCCCGCCGAGCGGGTGCTCACCGACGTCGTCGCGGAGGTCAACGGCCTCGGCGAGGTCGACGCGGCCCGCAGCTACATCGGCGCGGGCGGCCGCGTGCTGCGCCTGCCCCGCGTGGTGGCCGCCCTGCACGAGCGCGGCTGGTCGGCCGAGCTGGTCCCGTTCACCACCGCCCGTTCCCTGTCCGCGCTCGCACACGAGCTCGTGCGCGGCTGA
- a CDS encoding GNAT family N-acetyltransferase → MPIVTVRHFTDEDVPLRTELLREARFTANLTDFAVGSGDDGLRAAQHRTIAEEHRTKRIFTVCGPRDRVMGFAWITSIDWRAQRCELSFGVLPRDRGLGALAVYAVHKHLRDELNMRVIVNQVLTHNTMFLSAEALEAQHQVRCERDSYTVGEWRTACYWTLSDEDVQAHEASAGERRRELAERIRERIEARS, encoded by the coding sequence ATGCCGATCGTGACCGTCCGGCACTTCACCGACGAGGACGTCCCGCTGCGCACGGAACTGCTGCGCGAAGCACGGTTCACGGCCAACCTCACCGACTTCGCCGTCGGTTCCGGCGACGACGGCCTGAGGGCCGCGCAGCACCGCACCATCGCCGAGGAGCACCGCACCAAGCGGATCTTCACCGTGTGCGGCCCGCGCGACCGCGTGATGGGGTTCGCGTGGATCACCTCGATCGACTGGCGCGCGCAGCGTTGCGAGCTGTCCTTCGGCGTGCTGCCGCGTGACCGCGGGCTCGGCGCGCTCGCCGTCTACGCCGTGCACAAGCACCTGCGCGACGAGCTCAACATGCGCGTGATCGTCAACCAGGTCCTCACGCACAACACGATGTTCCTGTCCGCCGAAGCCCTCGAAGCCCAGCACCAGGTCCGGTGCGAACGGGACTCCTACACCGTCGGCGAGTGGCGCACGGCGTGCTACTGGACGCTGTCCGACGAGGACGTCCAGGCGCACGAGGCCTCGGCCGGAGAACGCCGCCGGGAGCTCGCCGAGCGGATCCGCGAGCGCATCGAGGCCCGGTCGTGA
- a CDS encoding acyl carrier protein, whose amino-acid sequence MNRTEIVAHLEIALSAVLNKEIGGVTPELRLFEDLALDSTSVIELLMSLEDTIGLEIDPDELGPEVFRTVGSLTDYIESAFARAAAAV is encoded by the coding sequence ATGAACCGCACCGAGATCGTCGCCCACCTGGAGATCGCCCTGTCCGCCGTGCTCAACAAGGAGATCGGCGGCGTCACGCCGGAGCTGCGCCTGTTCGAGGACCTGGCGCTCGACTCCACCAGCGTCATCGAGCTGCTGATGAGCCTCGAGGACACCATCGGCCTCGAGATCGACCCGGACGAGCTGGGCCCGGAGGTCTTCCGCACGGTCGGCAGCCTGACCGACTACATCGAGTCGGCCTTCGCCAGGGCCGCCGCGGCGGTCTGA
- a CDS encoding helix-turn-helix transcriptional regulator, which translates to MSTVTLPPPGAFSVPEPDPEAELYRYAARCGRIASVNTAAAHLGLPADTVHAAAVRLVELHLLRAEPDGGLVPREPEAAAELVVTPLERAMYERRELADRLRERIDGITRAPAGVTGHAGALDRLEGVAEIRGLVKLAAEVCRDELVVLHPGEAADDLVDELLDACYSVLGDGVGVRVVCPHRSRAGYAARARLTQLAGRGARIRTLSRVPQAAVVFDRSLAVTLDVADLSARRVRDQGMVRFLLGLFDQLWDGATPFSAEDQGYSGEIAHDLQQAIARLMAQGLTDEVVARRLGMSVRTCRRHIAAMLQNLDAVSRFQAGVQAASRFTLA; encoded by the coding sequence ATGTCGACGGTCACTCTCCCGCCGCCCGGGGCGTTCTCCGTGCCCGAGCCCGACCCGGAAGCTGAGCTGTACCGCTACGCGGCGCGCTGCGGCCGGATCGCCTCCGTGAACACCGCCGCGGCGCACCTCGGCCTGCCCGCCGACACCGTGCACGCGGCCGCCGTGCGGCTGGTGGAGCTGCACCTGCTGCGGGCCGAACCGGACGGCGGCCTCGTGCCCCGGGAACCGGAAGCGGCCGCGGAGCTGGTCGTCACCCCCTTGGAACGCGCGATGTACGAACGGCGGGAGCTGGCCGACCGGCTGCGTGAACGCATCGACGGCATCACCCGCGCCCCGGCCGGCGTCACCGGCCACGCGGGCGCGCTCGACCGCCTGGAGGGCGTCGCCGAGATCCGCGGCCTGGTGAAGCTGGCGGCCGAGGTGTGCCGCGACGAGCTGGTGGTCCTCCACCCGGGCGAGGCGGCCGACGACCTGGTCGACGAGCTGCTGGACGCGTGCTACTCGGTCCTGGGCGACGGCGTCGGCGTCCGGGTGGTGTGCCCGCACCGCAGCCGTGCCGGCTACGCGGCACGCGCTCGGTTGACGCAGCTCGCCGGCCGCGGAGCCCGCATCCGCACGCTCAGCCGCGTCCCGCAGGCCGCCGTGGTCTTCGACCGGTCCCTGGCGGTGACGCTGGACGTCGCCGACCTTTCCGCCCGCCGGGTGCGCGACCAGGGCATGGTGCGCTTCCTGCTGGGCCTGTTCGACCAGCTGTGGGACGGCGCGACGCCGTTCTCGGCCGAGGACCAGGGCTACAGCGGCGAGATCGCCCACGACCTGCAGCAGGCCATCGCGCGCCTGATGGCCCAGGGCTTGACCGACGAGGTCGTGGCCCGGCGGCTGGGGATGTCGGTGCGGACGTGCCGCCGTCACATCGCCGCGATGCTCCAGAACCTCGACGCGGTGTCCCGCTTCCAGGCCGGGGTGCAGGCGGCTTCGCGGTTCACCCTCGCCTGA
- a CDS encoding ATP-grasp domain-containing protein, whose product MNFVARLKKDLIGDAGARFVFVNNFEVERSWAVGEPKLPGAGISFAGATVNRMEEMGALLAGEGDLVVLKAPMDPAFAAYLARIGAADGSTLIVEHSDPDAMVTEDALNSPELLGKLRELADGNTYLMPLGISASEEALAKESGLPLAGSTAQICKAVNGKVFSRGLVDALGLRQVPGRVVHTVGELRDALTAQLALGGRVVVKESLGVSGRGMVVVEDERGANRLLRLIERRGADAPANLVVESWIEHAQDLNYQFVVSRTGGVRFETVKAAVLKNGVHQGHRFPVELPPVAARELAEAVEKIGRALHDEGFFGMVGVDAMLAADGTLYPCLEINARFNMSTYQSRIAEKFIPEGKHAIAATFSLKLQREHTFAEVETALGDLFFTGAGDTGVLVNNFATLNAAATGEGSFHGRLYAICVGHSADEALAVRTEAERRLGEMAGETA is encoded by the coding sequence ATGAATTTCGTGGCACGGCTGAAGAAGGACCTGATCGGCGACGCCGGGGCGCGGTTCGTCTTCGTCAACAACTTCGAGGTGGAGCGCAGCTGGGCGGTGGGCGAGCCGAAGCTGCCCGGCGCCGGCATCTCGTTCGCGGGGGCCACGGTCAACCGCATGGAGGAGATGGGCGCGCTGCTCGCCGGCGAGGGCGATCTGGTGGTGCTCAAGGCACCCATGGATCCCGCGTTCGCCGCCTACCTCGCGCGGATCGGCGCCGCCGACGGCTCGACGCTGATCGTCGAGCACAGCGACCCGGACGCGATGGTGACCGAGGACGCGCTCAACTCGCCGGAGCTCCTGGGCAAGCTGCGGGAGCTGGCCGACGGCAACACCTACCTGATGCCGCTGGGCATCTCGGCGTCGGAAGAGGCGCTGGCCAAGGAGTCCGGGCTGCCGCTGGCCGGCTCGACCGCGCAGATCTGCAAAGCGGTCAACGGCAAGGTGTTCAGCCGCGGCCTGGTCGACGCGCTCGGCCTGCGTCAGGTGCCCGGCCGGGTGGTGCACACGGTCGGCGAACTGCGCGACGCCCTCACCGCGCAGCTGGCGCTGGGCGGCCGCGTCGTGGTGAAGGAGTCGCTCGGCGTCTCCGGCCGCGGCATGGTCGTCGTCGAGGACGAGCGTGGCGCGAACCGCCTGCTGCGCCTGATCGAGCGCCGCGGCGCCGACGCGCCGGCGAACCTCGTGGTCGAGTCGTGGATCGAGCACGCCCAGGACCTCAACTACCAGTTCGTCGTCTCCCGCACCGGTGGCGTCCGCTTCGAAACGGTCAAGGCCGCCGTGCTGAAGAACGGCGTGCACCAGGGCCACCGCTTCCCGGTGGAGCTGCCGCCGGTCGCGGCCCGCGAACTGGCCGAAGCCGTCGAGAAGATCGGCCGCGCGCTGCACGACGAAGGATTCTTCGGGATGGTCGGCGTCGACGCGATGCTCGCCGCCGACGGCACCCTCTACCCGTGCCTGGAGATCAACGCCCGGTTCAACATGTCGACCTACCAGAGCCGGATCGCCGAGAAGTTCATCCCCGAGGGCAAACACGCCATCGCGGCGACCTTCTCGCTGAAGCTGCAGCGCGAACACACCTTCGCGGAGGTCGAAACCGCGCTCGGCGACCTGTTCTTCACCGGCGCCGGCGACACCGGCGTGCTGGTCAACAACTTCGCGACGCTCAACGCCGCGGCCACCGGCGAAGGCTCCTTCCACGGCCGTCTCTACGCGATCTGCGTCGGGCACTCGGCCGACGAAGCCCTCGCTGTCCGGACCGAGGCCGAGCGCCGCCTCGGCGAAATGGCAGGGGAAACCGCATGA
- a CDS encoding type III PLP-dependent enzyme, producing the protein MTGIDYPDLAARFGTPLYVYDGDVLHATITGLRAVLHPALEVFYSLKANPNISVFAALHGGGARAEVSSIVELQTVLAAGARPEDIIFLGPGKSQQELRACLETDVYAIVCESFDELDDIERLGAEFGKQQRVLLRINPTCAISGSRLTMGGKPRQFGIDEAQVLSAGPRLAEYRHADVAGIQVYMGTRILDAEVIGKNTRYALDLAERVAAETGIRLEAVDIGGGLGVAYFEGEDDLEAADVAAVINPMLEEFHRAHPGTRLIMESGRFLAGRAGVYVLGVRYVKESMGERFAVADGGTHHHMAAVGIGSFVKRNFPAVLLTPREAGEDTDDTVEPRPWTVTGPLCTPNDTLLKQVKLPDLRAGDLVGVLNSGAYGPSASPGLFLSHGFPAEVLVRGGRAFLVRDRDEPADLLRKQHLHQPSDTMGSEPR; encoded by the coding sequence ATGACCGGCATCGACTACCCGGACCTGGCCGCGCGCTTCGGCACGCCGCTCTACGTCTACGACGGCGACGTCCTGCACGCGACGATCACCGGCCTGCGCGCGGTGCTGCACCCCGCGCTGGAGGTGTTCTACTCCCTCAAGGCCAATCCGAACATCAGCGTCTTCGCCGCCCTGCACGGCGGCGGCGCGCGGGCGGAAGTTTCGTCCATTGTGGAGCTGCAGACCGTACTCGCCGCCGGGGCGCGGCCGGAGGACATCATCTTCCTCGGTCCCGGCAAGAGCCAGCAGGAACTGCGGGCGTGCCTGGAAACCGACGTCTACGCGATCGTCTGCGAGTCCTTCGACGAACTCGACGACATCGAACGGCTCGGCGCCGAGTTCGGGAAGCAGCAGCGGGTGCTGCTGCGGATCAACCCCACCTGCGCGATCAGCGGGTCCCGGCTCACCATGGGCGGCAAGCCCCGCCAGTTCGGCATCGACGAGGCCCAGGTCCTGTCCGCCGGACCGCGGCTCGCGGAGTACCGCCACGCCGACGTCGCCGGCATCCAGGTCTACATGGGCACGCGCATCCTCGACGCCGAGGTCATCGGCAAGAACACGCGTTACGCACTGGACCTGGCCGAGCGGGTGGCCGCCGAGACCGGGATCCGCCTGGAAGCCGTCGACATCGGCGGCGGCCTCGGCGTGGCCTACTTCGAAGGCGAGGACGACCTCGAAGCCGCCGACGTGGCCGCCGTGATCAACCCGATGCTCGAGGAGTTCCACCGGGCGCACCCGGGTACGCGGCTGATCATGGAGTCCGGCCGGTTCCTGGCCGGGCGCGCCGGGGTCTACGTGCTCGGCGTCCGGTACGTCAAGGAGTCGATGGGGGAGCGGTTCGCGGTCGCGGACGGCGGCACCCACCACCACATGGCCGCCGTCGGCATCGGCTCGTTCGTCAAGCGCAACTTCCCGGCCGTGCTGCTCACCCCGCGCGAGGCCGGCGAGGACACCGACGACACCGTCGAGCCGCGCCCGTGGACCGTCACCGGCCCGTTGTGCACGCCCAACGACACCCTGCTCAAGCAGGTGAAACTGCCCGACCTGCGCGCCGGCGACCTGGTCGGCGTCCTGAACTCCGGCGCCTACGGGCCGTCGGCCTCGCCCGGGCTGTTCCTCAGCCACGGGTTCCCCGCCGAGGTGCTCGTGCGCGGCGGGCGGGCCTTCCTGGTCCGCGACCGCGACGAGCCCGCGGACCTGCTGCGCAAGCAGCACCTGCACCAGCCCTCCGACACCATGGGAAGTGAGCCGAGATGA
- a CDS encoding ketoacyl-ACP synthase III family protein encodes MSLLEAPRLERVASFVPETSLPVADLAGPLGLDATQLRFFTRFLGLDRVAVADGLDLADLLAGAGERVLSGTDRDSVRFLVHAHTMQHVAVATPGLLEDVRTRLRLHRATVFSLSHLNCVVGIHALHVARSLLATAAPGDRVLVLTGDKVLMHEARLIRDTTIQGDGAAAVLVGPDPRGDRVLGRALTVLGEFYRGIDCDEALQLRYKHVYPDALAQVMQDALDDARVAAADLTAILPHNVNKLSWKRITGTLGVPRDRVFLDNVGKYAHCYSSDPFINLAAARADGRVDPGDLVLLASAGLGATFAAAVVEIGEGNQG; translated from the coding sequence ATGTCCTTGCTCGAAGCACCGCGCCTGGAACGGGTGGCGTCGTTCGTGCCGGAGACGAGCCTGCCGGTCGCGGACCTGGCCGGCCCGCTCGGCCTCGACGCGACGCAGCTGCGCTTCTTCACCCGCTTCCTCGGCCTCGACCGCGTCGCCGTCGCGGACGGTCTCGACCTGGCCGACCTGCTGGCGGGTGCGGGGGAGCGCGTGCTGTCCGGGACCGACCGCGACTCGGTCCGGTTCCTGGTCCACGCGCACACCATGCAGCACGTCGCCGTCGCCACGCCCGGCCTCCTGGAGGACGTGCGGACGCGGCTGCGGCTGCACCGCGCCACCGTGTTCAGCCTGTCCCACCTCAACTGCGTCGTCGGCATCCACGCCCTGCACGTGGCGCGGTCACTGCTGGCCACCGCGGCGCCGGGCGACCGCGTGCTGGTGCTGACCGGCGACAAGGTCCTGATGCACGAGGCCCGGCTGATCCGCGACACCACGATCCAGGGCGACGGCGCCGCCGCGGTGCTGGTCGGCCCGGACCCGCGCGGCGACCGCGTCCTCGGGCGCGCGCTGACCGTGCTGGGCGAGTTCTACCGCGGCATCGACTGCGACGAAGCGCTGCAGCTGCGGTACAAGCACGTCTACCCGGACGCGCTCGCGCAGGTCATGCAGGACGCGCTCGACGACGCCCGGGTCGCCGCCGCGGACCTCACCGCCATCCTGCCGCACAACGTCAACAAGCTGTCCTGGAAACGCATCACGGGCACGCTCGGCGTGCCGCGGGACCGCGTGTTCCTGGACAACGTCGGGAAGTACGCCCACTGCTACAGCTCCGACCCGTTCATCAACCTGGCGGCGGCGCGCGCGGACGGGCGGGTCGATCCGGGGGACCTCGTGCTGCTGGCTTCGGCCGGCCTCGGGGCGACCTTCGCGGCGGCCGTCGTCGAGATCGGAGAAGGGAACCAGGGATGA
- the acpS gene encoding holo-ACP synthase, with protein sequence MRIGVDLMSIPRFAEVAVHPRYRTLVFTPVELEQAARMGAERSLERLAGRFSVKEATCKMLGRGFGQGLRWRDIEVTNDDWGAPLVTLGGGAAEIAEEAGLEEIVVTLSHQADLVVAVAAAGCARPPRPFRRAATPSVAVVPARFDELAALAADLFSVPAGEVTAAASFAGDLGVTSVVVIELLARIERRYGVRIPEAGIYRMTDLRRTYGVVAEAAGW encoded by the coding sequence ATGAGAATCGGCGTGGACCTGATGTCGATCCCGCGGTTCGCGGAGGTCGCGGTGCACCCCCGGTACCGGACGCTCGTCTTCACCCCGGTGGAGCTCGAGCAGGCCGCTCGGATGGGTGCCGAACGGTCCCTGGAACGGCTGGCCGGGCGGTTTTCCGTCAAGGAGGCCACGTGCAAGATGCTGGGCCGTGGGTTCGGCCAGGGGCTGCGCTGGCGTGACATCGAGGTCACCAACGACGACTGGGGAGCGCCGCTGGTGACCTTGGGCGGCGGCGCGGCGGAGATCGCCGAGGAGGCCGGCCTGGAGGAGATCGTGGTGACGTTGAGCCACCAGGCCGACCTGGTGGTCGCGGTCGCGGCGGCGGGGTGCGCCCGGCCGCCGCGTCCGTTCCGCCGCGCGGCCACGCCTTCGGTGGCCGTTGTCCCGGCCCGCTTCGACGAACTGGCGGCGTTGGCCGCCGACCTGTTCTCGGTTCCCGCCGGCGAGGTGACCGCCGCGGCCTCGTTCGCGGGTGATCTGGGGGTCACCTCGGTGGTGGTGATCGAGCTGCTCGCCCGGATCGAGCGCCGGTACGGCGTCCGGATCCCGGAGGCCGGCATCTACCGGATGACCGACCTCCGGCGCACCTACGGCGTCGTGGCCGAGGCCGCCGGCTGGTAG
- a CDS encoding acyl-CoA dehydrogenase family protein, with amino-acid sequence MIELSERVRAVRDLSREAAADLRSRALAIDTDPDAMDEHYNSPVFEMVRQADTPPQYRESLPSTPLLRAMERGSCLENVAGLIELARGDVGAILACPSPGLAGVFVELLGTPEQQEWFFTRMHGGRRWSFFAMTEESRGNDATAMETRFDRDGEGWRLNGGKCYVGNAARGSVGVVFGRTGRGALSIRAALVEVPAPGWHGEKLDMIGLRGAYISRLSFSDVAIPAGRMLGDHLPVTRRGIFAAITTFNHMRVRIAASAVGTALAMVEYVLDHRKNAPGGQLALARAEAGRELVYEAAARIDRDPERGYLSSAAKLGAVGLAVGTAHWASAALGPAGLIEHPLLEKWTRDVHAFEFMEGTSNIHRLHVARGYQAGDADA; translated from the coding sequence ATGATCGAGCTGAGCGAACGCGTCCGCGCGGTCCGCGACCTGAGCCGGGAGGCGGCCGCGGACCTGCGGTCGCGGGCCCTGGCCATCGACACCGACCCGGACGCGATGGACGAGCACTACAACTCGCCCGTGTTCGAGATGGTCCGGCAGGCCGACACGCCGCCGCAGTACCGCGAGTCGCTGCCGTCGACGCCGTTGCTGCGGGCGATGGAACGTGGCTCGTGCCTGGAGAACGTGGCGGGGCTGATCGAACTGGCCCGCGGTGACGTCGGCGCGATCCTGGCCTGCCCGTCACCCGGCCTGGCCGGCGTGTTCGTGGAGCTGCTCGGCACGCCCGAGCAGCAGGAGTGGTTCTTCACGCGGATGCACGGCGGCCGTCGCTGGTCGTTCTTCGCGATGACCGAGGAGAGCCGCGGCAACGACGCGACGGCGATGGAGACCCGCTTCGACCGCGACGGCGAGGGCTGGCGCCTCAACGGCGGCAAGTGCTACGTCGGCAACGCCGCGCGCGGCAGCGTCGGCGTGGTGTTCGGCCGCACCGGCCGCGGCGCGCTGTCGATCCGCGCGGCGCTGGTCGAGGTCCCGGCACCCGGTTGGCACGGCGAAAAGCTCGACATGATCGGCCTGCGCGGCGCCTACATCAGCCGGCTGTCCTTTTCGGACGTGGCCATTCCGGCGGGCCGCATGCTCGGGGACCACCTCCCGGTGACCCGGCGGGGGATCTTCGCCGCCATCACGACGTTCAACCACATGCGGGTGCGGATCGCCGCGTCCGCCGTGGGCACCGCACTGGCGATGGTCGAATACGTGCTGGACCACCGCAAGAACGCCCCCGGCGGCCAGCTGGCTCTCGCGCGTGCCGAAGCGGGCCGGGAGCTGGTGTACGAGGCGGCGGCGCGGATCGACCGCGACCCCGAGCGCGGCTACCTTTCCAGCGCCGCGAAGCTCGGCGCGGTCGGCCTGGCGGTCGGCACGGCGCACTGGGCGTCGGCCGCGCTCGGCCCGGCCGGCCTCATCGAGCACCCGCTGCTGGAGAAGTGGACGCGCGACGTCCACGCCTTCGAGTTCATGGAGGGCACCAGCAACATCCACCGGCTGCACGTGGCGCGCGGGTACCAGGCGGGAGACGCCGATGCCTGA